The Methanobrevibacter thaueri genome has a window encoding:
- a CDS encoding DUF1002 domain-containing protein, translating into MKKITIAILALILVGMLIPTGFATDSNLVITYGESTNANSNYKSIVDTFFTSQANINLNDAESKVITADQVNQISGGITGKYYSSNQIYSSALLDLNDNDNLQVSVDKSKITTITGDMYISALKSAGITSGHVYVTSPVTATGESALAGIMNAYEQATDVEIPDSVKEAANNEIYTESQILENSGVDADSLSQLVDDVKEQVSNDNVTDHDTIVNIINNYVQNNNINITNYDIENLADSIEQVQNVQGDVNYYKDQVEGFLNDGNSTGGFSLDGLINWIKSFVNGI; encoded by the coding sequence ATGAAAAAAATTACTATCGCAATATTAGCATTAATCCTTGTGGGAATGTTAATTCCAACCGGATTTGCAACAGATTCCAATCTTGTAATAACATATGGTGAAAGTACAAATGCAAACAGCAATTATAAATCAATTGTTGATACATTTTTCACAAGTCAAGCAAACATTAATTTAAACGATGCTGAATCAAAAGTGATCACTGCCGATCAGGTAAACCAAATATCCGGCGGCATCACTGGAAAATATTATTCCTCAAACCAAATATACTCATCAGCACTACTTGATTTGAACGACAATGACAATCTGCAGGTAAGTGTTGACAAATCCAAAATCACAACTATAACCGGTGACATGTATATTTCAGCCTTAAAATCCGCTGGTATCACAAGTGGACATGTCTACGTGACAAGTCCTGTAACCGCTACTGGTGAATCCGCTCTTGCAGGAATAATGAACGCCTATGAACAGGCAACTGATGTAGAAATTCCTGACAGTGTGAAAGAAGCTGCAAACAATGAGATCTACACAGAATCACAAATTCTCGAAAACTCAGGTGTGGATGCAGACAGCCTATCACAGCTTGTCGATGACGTAAAAGAGCAAGTGTCAAACGATAACGTGACAGACCACGACACTATTGTGAATATCATTAACAATTATGTTCAAAACAACAACATCAACATAACCAATTATGATATAGAGAACTTAGCGGACAGTATTGAACAAGTTCAAAATGTTCAAGGTGATGTGAACTACTATAAAGACCAAGTTGAAGGCTTTTTAAACGACGGCAATTCAACAGGTGGATTTTCACTTGATGGATTGATAAATTGGATTAAATCCTTTGTCAATGGGATTTAA
- a CDS encoding HIRAN domain-containing protein, protein MGRDWQIGDPVDYTTDGWMDAQNWGHGSDDDDEEESGRNHGRRRFQDSRIKEYSDKAWDYYQNSNDENALYYINLALDLDDCNANNWNRKGIIVESLENYAEAEKCYNRSLELSKSNIVYDNKAVMLYHWAKQLIEESKTVPNGLDKLKEAMNIIIRAMRALPGEESEEDIEKYLSLRDSINFYIDYENRFQANLETLKKYDKGELFTITGMNFYKNDVMLTPGKPLELVKEHDNEFDEDAIAVYAEGKKIGFVANKDYTKFDSTSSASQLQDEIENVAQAEYLLYLDRYADIQFSIGRIIK, encoded by the coding sequence ATGGGCAGGGATTGGCAGATAGGCGATCCGGTCGACTACACCACCGACGGCTGGATGGATGCCCAAAATTGGGGTCATGGCAGTGACGATGATGATGAAGAAGAGAGTGGCCGCAATCATGGTAGGAGACGTTTTCAAGATTCCAGAATAAAGGAATATTCGGATAAGGCCTGGGATTACTATCAGAATTCTAACGATGAGAATGCTCTTTACTACATTAACCTGGCATTGGATCTGGACGATTGCAATGCAAATAACTGGAACAGGAAAGGCATTATCGTGGAATCCCTGGAAAACTATGCCGAAGCGGAGAAATGCTATAACAGGTCCCTGGAACTGTCCAAAAGCAATATTGTTTATGATAATAAGGCAGTAATGCTCTATCATTGGGCTAAGCAATTGATTGAAGAGTCAAAAACAGTGCCGAATGGATTGGATAAGCTGAAAGAGGCAATGAATATAATCATAAGAGCGATGAGGGCCTTGCCGGGTGAAGAGAGCGAAGAGGACATTGAGAAATATCTCTCCTTGAGAGATTCTATTAATTTCTACATTGACTATGAGAACAGATTCCAGGCAAACCTTGAAACCCTGAAGAAGTATGATAAAGGCGAACTGTTCACAATAACAGGAATGAATTTTTATAAAAATGATGTAATGCTCACTCCGGGCAAGCCATTGGAACTTGTCAAGGAACATGACAATGAGTTTGATGAGGATGCTATTGCCGTGTATGCGGAAGGCAAAAAGATAGGTTTTGTGGCAAATAAGGATTATACAAAATTTGATTCGACATCATCAGCATCACAGCTGCAGGATGAAATTGAAAACGTTGCCCAAGCGGAGTATCTGTTATATCTTGACAGGTATGCTGATATACAATTTTCAATTGGAAGGATAATTAAGTGA
- a CDS encoding deoxycytidylate deaminase: protein MADENNAGRKSKTEYYLAIALAVSKRSTCLKRRYGAVIVNNDEIVSTGYNGNPRGEDNCCDRGNCQRMNLPSNSGNYNDCFSVHAEQNAMISASRNEMLGSAIYLAGEMYVDGEWVEIEDAEPCPICFRMIKNSGIDWIVSKKGTLSLRSPV from the coding sequence ATGGCAGATGAGAACAATGCGGGCCGTAAGAGCAAAACAGAGTATTACCTTGCAATTGCCCTTGCGGTATCAAAAAGAAGCACCTGCTTGAAAAGACGCTACGGTGCGGTAATAGTCAATAACGATGAGATAGTGAGCACAGGATACAATGGAAATCCTAGGGGCGAGGATAACTGCTGTGACAGGGGGAACTGTCAGAGAATGAACCTTCCGTCCAATTCAGGTAACTATAATGACTGCTTTTCAGTGCATGCCGAGCAGAATGCGATGATCAGCGCAAGCAGAAACGAGATGCTTGGCTCAGCCATTTACCTTGCCGGAGAGATGTATGTCGATGGCGAATGGGTTGAAATTGAGGATGCGGAACCTTGTCCGATATGCTTCAGGATGATCAAGAACTCAGGAATTGACTGGATTGTCAGCAAGAAGGGAACATTGAGCCTTCGCAGTCCGGTTTGA
- a CDS encoding lectin like domain-containing protein — protein sequence MVGTVSATDQLSEDIISDADDATLQIEENDVCKSGENSFRNLSNEIESAGASLGLNQDYAFNNGTDNKNGIVIAKDNFILNGNGQTIDAKNQSRIFNITGNNVTINNLFLINANAEKGGAIYTAKSLTLNNVTFINNHASKNGGALALYEDAIIKCNNSKFIDNYAGESGSSIAVTAGKLNLYNSYMTSKIIAKAGQVMGTGAQLYLENITFANTTARYSPAIYLLASKIRIIDSKFINLKANITAGAMSLREGGELYIKNCEFINTTSSRNAGAIYADITGYYAYNEGNVTIIDSKFEDASSEFGGSYVQLGGKLWLNNTKFTNNHATINGGAIYLSFTETEINNCTFESNGVGIIEDYPSYGGAIFSDMSTLNITDSQFFNNAASAGNAIYAYDTSLNIKGSTFKNNENAVFSVFTKKCNIDASNVFNNDTVSTNNTFYATIMVGEGMQLTLVNNSINVNVIPAKFDLRDWGWASSVKDQGWMGACWTFGMSSALESVLLKAGIPFNVSMNNMKTVMKYSPYGSMEVFEGGANLASAGYLLSWLGAIPYGADTYDELGKITMPIVTDQNIHIQDIIFIPNNEIPNGTQMKLAILKYGSLDVSFFGQVSFDDEAQYYNPKTYAQYADMPETANHEVSIIGWDDNFPKEKFLITPPGNGAWIVKNSYGSDWGDNGIFYVSYYDKSLLKYNPGKVTDYAAIPIIENTVPYNKNYQYDITWLSNFEKSNGTISYMNVFESLDDDLIAGVGTYFNESSVNYKIEIYVNDELKLTQEGVSPYVGYHTIKLDSYIPIKKGDVFKVAMTSNWVPYTLLEDTRVHYTQNISFVSFDGKTWKDAYDLGYIACLKAYTVADDTKIIGNKNIAVDYDGGKYFSVKVVTNDGHAIVDAIVKFKINGVTKTVKTDKNGIAKIKITQAPKKYTITTTYKGKTVKNTVTVKQVLKSTKVKVKKTAKKFTLKATLKINGKLVKGKTIKFKLNGKTYKVKTNSKGVAKKTLNKKVIKKLKKGKTYTVKVTYLKDTIKTTVKKL from the coding sequence ATGGTTGGGACGGTTAGCGCAACCGACCAACTTTCTGAAGACATTATTTCGGATGCGGATGATGCCACTTTACAGATTGAAGAAAATGACGTTTGTAAAAGTGGCGAGAATTCATTCAGAAATCTGAGTAATGAAATAGAAAGTGCAGGTGCGTCCCTAGGTTTAAATCAGGACTATGCCTTCAACAATGGAACTGACAACAAAAATGGAATTGTTATTGCTAAGGACAATTTCATCCTAAATGGTAACGGCCAAACAATTGATGCAAAAAATCAATCAAGGATATTCAACATTACCGGAAACAACGTGACAATAAACAATTTATTTTTAATCAACGCTAATGCCGAAAAGGGCGGAGCAATCTATACCGCTAAATCATTAACATTAAACAATGTCACATTCATAAACAACCATGCAAGTAAAAACGGCGGTGCTCTAGCACTCTACGAAGATGCAATTATTAAGTGTAACAATTCCAAATTCATTGACAATTATGCCGGTGAAAGCGGATCATCAATTGCAGTTACGGCAGGAAAACTAAATCTTTACAATTCATACATGACCTCAAAAATAATTGCTAAAGCGGGTCAGGTCATGGGCACAGGTGCCCAATTGTATCTCGAAAACATTACCTTTGCCAATACAACCGCCAGATATTCACCGGCAATATATCTTCTAGCTTCCAAGATCAGAATAATTGATTCCAAATTCATCAATCTAAAAGCTAATATTACTGCAGGTGCAATGAGCCTTAGGGAAGGCGGTGAACTCTACATCAAGAATTGTGAATTCATAAACACCACCTCCTCCAGAAATGCCGGTGCCATCTATGCAGATATTACCGGTTATTATGCATATAATGAAGGCAATGTGACAATAATCGATTCCAAATTTGAGGATGCATCTTCTGAATTTGGCGGGTCATATGTCCAATTAGGCGGAAAGCTCTGGCTAAACAATACAAAATTCACAAACAATCATGCTACCATCAACGGTGGGGCAATTTACCTTTCATTTACAGAAACTGAAATCAACAATTGTACTTTTGAATCAAACGGTGTTGGCATAATTGAAGATTATCCAAGTTACGGTGGAGCAATATTCTCAGATATGTCCACATTAAATATAACCGACTCCCAGTTTTTCAATAATGCTGCAAGTGCAGGAAATGCAATCTATGCATATGATACCTCCCTCAACATCAAAGGCTCAACATTCAAAAACAATGAAAATGCCGTTTTCAGTGTCTTTACCAAAAAATGCAATATAGATGCAAGCAATGTTTTCAATAACGACACTGTTTCAACCAACAATACATTCTATGCAACAATAATGGTTGGAGAAGGCATGCAGTTGACCCTGGTTAACAATAGCATTAATGTTAATGTTATTCCTGCCAAATTCGATTTGCGTGACTGGGGATGGGCGTCATCAGTCAAAGACCAAGGATGGATGGGAGCATGCTGGACATTCGGAATGTCTTCAGCATTAGAATCAGTATTATTAAAAGCTGGAATCCCATTTAACGTTTCTATGAATAACATGAAAACTGTTATGAAATATTCCCCTTATGGGTCTATGGAAGTATTTGAAGGCGGAGCCAATTTGGCTTCTGCAGGATATTTATTGAGCTGGCTTGGAGCCATTCCATATGGTGCGGATACTTATGACGAGCTCGGTAAAATTACAATGCCAATCGTAACCGATCAAAACATTCATATTCAGGATATTATATTCATACCTAATAATGAAATCCCTAACGGTACACAAATGAAACTGGCAATCCTGAAATACGGGTCTCTGGATGTGTCCTTTTTCGGACAAGTTTCATTCGATGATGAAGCCCAGTATTATAATCCAAAAACCTATGCACAATATGCTGATATGCCTGAAACTGCAAACCATGAAGTGTCCATTATCGGATGGGACGATAATTTCCCAAAAGAAAAATTCCTAATCACTCCTCCGGGCAATGGGGCATGGATTGTCAAAAACAGTTATGGTTCTGACTGGGGAGACAATGGAATCTTCTATGTTTCATATTATGACAAATCACTCCTGAAATATAATCCTGGCAAAGTCACTGATTACGCCGCCATACCTATAATTGAAAATACTGTACCATACAATAAAAACTATCAATATGACATTACATGGCTTTCTAATTTTGAGAAAAGCAATGGAACTATAAGTTATATGAATGTCTTTGAATCATTGGACGATGACTTGATTGCCGGTGTTGGTACATACTTCAATGAGAGCAGCGTCAATTATAAAATTGAAATTTATGTCAATGATGAGTTAAAATTAACTCAAGAAGGCGTGTCCCCATATGTTGGTTATCACACTATCAAATTAGATAGTTACATACCAATCAAAAAAGGTGATGTCTTCAAAGTGGCAATGACATCAAATTGGGTGCCATACACTCTCTTAGAAGATACTAGAGTGCATTATACTCAAAATATTTCATTTGTCTCTTTTGATGGAAAAACATGGAAAGATGCTTATGATTTAGGTTATATTGCTTGTTTAAAAGCCTATACTGTTGCGGATGATACTAAAATCATCGGCAACAAAAACATTGCGGTTGACTATGATGGCGGAAAATACTTCAGTGTAAAAGTTGTAACCAATGATGGGCACGCTATTGTGGATGCTATCGTCAAATTCAAAATCAACGGAGTTACAAAAACAGTAAAAACAGATAAAAACGGTATTGCTAAAATAAAAATAACACAAGCTCCTAAAAAATACACAATAACAACCACATACAAAGGAAAAACCGTCAAAAACACAGTAACCGTAAAACAAGTGCTCAAATCCACTAAAGTAAAAGTCAAAAAGACAGCTAAGAAATTTACCTTAAAAGCAACCCTCAAAATCAATGGTAAACTTGTAAAAGGCAAAACCATAAAATTCAAATTGAACGGTAAAACCTATAAGGTCAAAACCAACTCTAAAGGTGTTGCCAAAAAAACATTAAACAAAAAAGTTATCAAAAAACTTAAAAAAGGTAAAACCTACACTGTCAAAGTGACCTACCTTAAAGACACAATAAAAACAACCGTTAAAAAATTGTAG
- the tsaA gene encoding tRNA (N6-threonylcarbamoyladenosine(37)-N6)-methyltransferase TrmO, translating into MDEKIVFKPIGYIKSPFEDVKNMPKSTRESMDVEAEMIINEEYLESMSSMEVGEEYMVLFHFHKSEGFKQRVPFMGNGPIKGLFSTHAPNRPNPIGVSTIRITEINGNVIKFNGVDMLNGTPVLDIKDIL; encoded by the coding sequence ATGGATGAGAAGATAGTTTTTAAACCGATTGGATATATAAAGTCTCCATTTGAGGATGTGAAGAACATGCCGAAGTCCACACGGGAATCCATGGATGTGGAAGCTGAAATGATTATCAATGAGGAATATCTTGAAAGCATGTCCAGCATGGAGGTTGGTGAGGAGTATATGGTGTTGTTCCATTTCCACAAGTCAGAGGGATTCAAGCAAAGGGTTCCATTCATGGGAAACGGTCCGATCAAGGGATTGTTTTCAACTCACGCGCCGAACAGGCCAAATCCCATTGGAGTTTCCACAATCAGGATAACTGAGATTAACGGCAATGTCATCAAGTTCAATGGGGTTGACATGCTGAACGGCACTCCGGTGCTTGATATCAAGGATATCCTTTAA
- a CDS encoding CPBP family glutamic-type intramembrane protease yields the protein MSDISWFNFENKDKDFPFYKKNPHVPKWGWIVLLFAMILGLILSASDSIVIIFLSCVVIILPVLYFLKWDYKAIFQKPSLRDVALALALCVGYLAYALIMVTLLENVGIAGADLVEHSTVSMFEVIPLIFSLMTEEFLKFIPFMFFLRLVFKYSENRKLSVVLSMIVTMVFFASLHSLSLETFIFAIFVQGLGSIFEFFAYIKTKNILVSYICHYATDFLIYMTIFLGL from the coding sequence ATGTCAGACATCTCTTGGTTTAATTTTGAAAATAAGGATAAGGATTTCCCATTCTATAAGAAAAATCCTCATGTTCCGAAATGGGGTTGGATTGTTTTATTGTTTGCAATGATTCTTGGCCTGATTCTTTCTGCCAGTGATAGTATTGTAATCATATTTCTTTCATGTGTTGTTATCATTCTCCCCGTGCTGTATTTTTTAAAATGGGATTATAAGGCCATATTTCAAAAGCCTTCACTCAGGGATGTCGCTCTGGCATTGGCCCTTTGTGTAGGGTATCTTGCATATGCATTAATCATGGTAACTTTATTGGAAAATGTGGGGATAGCTGGTGCAGATCTCGTTGAACATTCTACAGTCTCAATGTTTGAGGTCATTCCATTGATATTTTCATTGATGACTGAGGAATTTCTTAAATTCATCCCATTCATGTTCTTTTTGAGATTGGTCTTTAAGTATAGTGAAAACCGTAAGCTATCTGTGGTATTGTCAATGATTGTAACCATGGTGTTTTTCGCATCTTTACACTCACTCAGTTTGGAGACTTTCATTTTTGCAATTTTCGTTCAGGGATTAGGTTCCATATTTGAGTTTTTCGCATATATTAAAACCAAGAATATTCTTGTTTCATATATCTGTCATTACGCCACTGACTTTTTAATTTATATGACTATATTTTTGGGCCTTTAA
- a CDS encoding nuclease → MSERVYNLLITKGIDPDDQYGFYKERIDSQKDFLYKEYNTEDNDLTDELFEEIDVIVLLFGLYHNNQEIFDELYNKSKEFNVPVLLIRFFGMEFILKELEEKSDAVVGWNPHCIVDAIETLVDGEDWVKPCDVEES, encoded by the coding sequence ATGTCTGAAAGAGTTTACAATTTGCTTATAACCAAGGGAATCGATCCCGATGACCAGTACGGATTCTATAAGGAGAGAATCGACAGTCAGAAGGATTTCCTATATAAAGAGTATAATACAGAGGACAATGACTTAACCGATGAATTGTTTGAAGAGATTGATGTAATCGTATTGTTGTTTGGCCTGTATCATAATAATCAGGAAATATTTGATGAATTGTATAATAAATCTAAGGAATTCAATGTTCCAGTACTTTTAATTCGCTTTTTCGGTATGGAATTCATCTTAAAAGAATTGGAAGAGAAATCAGATGCGGTGGTCGGATGGAATCCTCATTGCATTGTGGATGCAATTGAAACTCTTGTAGATGGTGAGGATTGGGTTAAACCATGTGATGTTGAGGAATCCTAG